The following is a genomic window from Bactrocera tryoni isolate S06 chromosome 2, CSIRO_BtryS06_freeze2, whole genome shotgun sequence.
TCATTTATAAGCATTTAGGAAAGATATTAACTTCAAATTGAGGTAATaactatttttcttaatttatggTATTTAGCCGCAGTACTTTCAAATCATCACTCTTTCCGAAAGGTTGAAAAGTTTAGAAGCTTAGATATTCAGCAATATTTAATGATTCGTTTTGGCATAACGTTCATGAGTAGCTACCTAAATCAGGTTTCATATTTTGTAGCATAATAATAGGCTCTTTGAAGTGGAGAACTTAAACGCGATAACAATTTGTTGTCATCCAAACAGCTGTGGTGAATTTGTTCATGTTTCGAATCGTAATTGAGTGACAGTACTTTGTAGgccaataaaataattttttaataatattcggATAACTTATATTGAAGGTCATGTACTCGATGAGTAAATGTATGATAAGAACCGAACCGAACCGAACTCAACCGAAGAGAAGAGAAAATTAACATATAGAATTGATGAAAAAATCGTCAACCAAGGTATCAAAATTCTTTACATTAGGGGATGACATTTAAACCAAGATTTAGACCAATTCCATTCCCATTCAGtcgtaaacaaaatataaacaaaataattttcaaggaAACTGGtccatttaatttctttaaaatatcacTCGTCTTGATGACCATATACGGTTTAAATTCAGGTAGAAAAGCCGAAATCATATATGGGGCAGAAAAGGGGTCGGGCTGATTGCATTAATTGGACATTGCTCAGGTATACTCGAAAACGTATTCTCAAggagttttttaaatatacaactCACATATGTAGAACACTTTAtttggaaaaacgaaaatcttTATGCCATATGAAGAATATGCGAGTGGGGTTAGTATCAACCTgattttttctacatatttttgaCAATGCCACGTgctaataaaatgttccctTTGTTTCATTAAGGTTCCCCACATACCGTCAACAATCAATGGTttgagtaaagtcagccggttgttccaaaatcctgatattagttatatgggggctaggtcaagttgtcgaccaattttatgcattttaggcacaaagatacccTGTTATAAGCATAAACAGTTCTGCCATTgccattgagataactcacatgttggccgatacatgcaatatatagtaaaatcacccgaaagttcgaaattctttttattatgtaagtatatgggTGCTAAGGGAAATATTGAGTCGATTCAACTcttttttgacacacagacctTGTCAGGGTAGGATTATTATGAATTATATATCTTATACATGTATGGATTCTTCCGTTAAAAAGTCCACTATAGCTACTGGGGTCCACAAATACCTAATCGGTATTTTGAGGCTTAGAACAGTTGTATTCCGATTTTAATCATTTTTGACGGTGGACTATAGGTGGACATAATTTTAGATGAAGCTTGaaacttatttgaaatttacaaattaatcaaattattataaagaacAAACTATTACAAAATGGGTGTCACACTGAAATAGTTGTAAAAGTTTCAGTATTGGTGTTACTTTTAagtagagttgccaactgtttaacttttcataaaattaaataaaataataaattaaatatggcAATATGATCATCAGACTTTACAGATTAAGAAATATTCGTTAGAGAATACTATCATTTGGTAGGGTTgccattatttatattttattcaattaaattaaattaagtaaagaATAATTCATATGGCAATATGATCATCAGACTATAtaagtcaaaaatatattttaaagtttggCAGGGTGACAAACaaaacttcattttttttttaattttgttggtCAAACTGAAAAAGTTGTTAAAGGCTTAGAGTTAAAGTTACTTTTAAGAATGGTTGCCaactgtttaatattttatcaaaataaattatacagtaaataaaatgtctaaaatatatttttctataaatttcgtTCCACTTTAACTCTTCTTGACGTAGAATTGTGAGTTCCGAACATCTGTTCAATTTAGATTGGATTGTTGTTGTATGCTCAAAACTGTGTGGGCCACGTAtcattaaagaattttttataaaattgaacttatattgaaaataagtatttaaaaaacaaataaaaaaatggaaaaaattggaGAATATGTTTAATAACCAAGGTTTAACCCACAATCTACCAATAATTTAcattatttccttaaaaatttggGAAGAGCCCTTTAACACTGTACATAGTACACTACCATACGaaatgagaaaatataaaaaacactcAAGAAAATCGCttactaaattaatatttatttaaacaacagAAAATTTATTGTGGTGGCCGAGTCGCAACAGTTTCATCACTCTCATCACTATCACTGTCTAGGTCCTCCGGGTCGTCGTCTTCAGGTGACTCAACAGATTCCACATCCTCGGGTGAATCAATATCGGGCAAGGATTCATCACTATCGCTCACGTCATCGACATTCTCAACAGCGGCATCGGCTTGAGCTAAATCGGGAAAGAGAAgtttagttaaatttaatttaattttaatttaatttttgctactCACCATTGTAGACAGCAAGGACCAATCCAAAAAGGCAAATTATCACGATAGCtttcatttttagttttaatcaaatttttggtTATATCACTTGTGTTAAATTCTTTCAAACTGATGGCATCAGTTATGTGGCGAAAACTTTTATATCGAACCAgtttcatatgtatgtttcaTGGGATGAATAATAccttcatataaaataaatatttgctcgtttataaatattaaagtacacacacattagggtggttaatttttttacaaaaaaaaaattataaaaactcgttaaaaaaaagttgcaattttgttcataaaatatttttacaaatgtacaaatacaaaaatacatagtaatttcgaatttaaaaatttttcaaaataaaaaaaagcagttttggtcataaaatattaaaaataaaatccttttgccaaatgtaaaaaatagaaagttatattttgaatatgaaaaaaattttctcattaaaaaattacaccAAGAATTTCCAAtgcaaaaatagtatttattttttacaaacgaaaagaaattagttttatttaaaatttagctattttttctttaaattttgtgaaattttttgaaaataattttatttttaatttttggaagttttctttcaacatttttttaattttttttaaaatgattttttttttaattttttgaaacttttttggaaataaattttttttaagtttttggaaactgttttaaaataatatgttttttttttaaattttttttttggaaattcttttaaatggcaaaaatttttaaattttaaaaagcttaaaacactaaattttttttattaaatttattacatttaattaaatttatgagattgtattaattttttttcaaatttttttgcaaaatattttttttttaaatatatttgcgtTTCACAACAGCTTTCTTTCGCCTTACCTACTTAATGACTATGAATGACAATAAGAACTGTGAATAAATTGTGATTCTCATATTGTTCTGATATGTATTGTTTAATAACATATATTTGTGTCATTGTCGTTGGtattaaatgcaatttaaatataataaaattcaatatgaaatagtttttttttctgttgttgtgGCGACAGTTAATAAATAAGTGCCGTTGCAAAAAAATCGCTTAAATAGGTTTAAGAACTTTTGAACCTTAATTTTCGTAGTGGATTTGACAATATCAGTGGTTTTGATGACGTCACAATAAAATTACGAATGTTGATAAGCTCTTCACTACTGACAGTTAACCCTCAgttttcagaaaataaattatgCCTTGGAGCACTTGGgcaatttcttttcttttggaggttggagtcatgtgtagaagttcacgcaaatgaggaaagttctctcagCACTTGGGAGtggattattttacatatggctcaagcagctcacgacttccttTTTTAGACCAAGTACTCTCTGGGTAAACaaagaacatccatttgaaagcgagctaaggGGAGAAGGCGAACGATTCCTTCCCAGGGCAATTTACTAATTCTAAATTTGGCAGCATTACTTTAATGATTACGTCACAATAGCCAAAGATTATAGGTAAAGTTAcaaatataatgggttgtcaaaaaagtcttgcggtattttcgctagttggcgctgaaagcgcgtagttctactTTTGtccgtcgcatcgggtcatgctttttggaaagctcatttcacgcgctaacacgtgtttgattgattgtcgtttcttttaagtcgttcgtgagttatagcgtcgcaaacatggaacaaaataaagagaaaatacggcatattttacagtatactacgataaaggcaaaaatgcatctcaagccgccaataaatggacccgatacagtttccattttcaccgcacaacaatggtttcaacgttttcgttccggtgtagaggtggtcgaagatgcgccacgctccggaaggcctgtcgtcgaaaattgcgataaaatcgttgaattggtcgaaagagaccggcatagtagcagccgtagcatcggtcaagagctggacaTGAGCCATCAAACCGTTATAAACCATTTGAAGAAGCTTGGAGTCACTaagaagctcgatgtatggGTGCCACACGAATTAACGCAAAAAAACATCTTTGACCGTATCGACGCATGTGAATCGCttctgaatcgcaacaaaatcgaccCGTTTTTGAAGCGTATGGTGACTGGCGATGAAAAGTGGGTCACTTACGATAACGTAAGGcgcaaacggtcgtggtcgaaaagCGGTGAAGCGGCCCAGACGGTGGCCAAGcctggattgacggccaggaaggttcttctgtgtgtttggtgggattggcagggaataatccactatgagctgctcccctaTGGCCAAACGCTCAATTCGGACCTGTACTGCCAACAACTGGATCGCTTGAAGGCAGCACTCATGCAGAAGAGGCCATCTTTGATCAACAGAGGCCGAATTgccttccatcaggacaacgccaggccacacacatctttaGTGACGCGCCAGAAGCTCCGGGAGCTCGGATGAGAGGTTCTTTTGCATCCACCGTATTATCCGGTTCTcgcaccaagtgattaccacctgtttctgtccatggcgaacgcgcttggtagtctgaagttggccacaagagagtcctgtgaaaattggctctccgagttttttgccaatagggaAGCAAGCTTCTATGAGAGGGACATTATGAAGTTGGCATCTCGTTGGGAACGCGTCATCGAACAAAACGGCGCATAATTGACTTGAATCGCATTATTGTAACCAATTTTatgaacaattgaaaattcaataaaaataccgcaatactttttcgacaattgacagtttatttttaaattttttaagggtTGATTCAAAACGTATTCTAAATGTCATCTTTACTTCGCTTGCATGTGGAGTCTTAAAGAATTATGTCCACGGTTCATGTAACTTGGTGTTAAGGAGTCAGGATAAGAGtgcaaaattagatttttttaacaCATAGGATAGATACCATTGTAATTAATGACTGAAATCTGATACCAAATCTTAAACTAAAATCTCTTTAGAAGTTAAAACAGCTATTGATGACTTGAGTAGGCTTTTCGATTTTTCTGGTTTTCTGTTCACATGTTTCCTGAGTAgaaatattcttttaatttacttaaaattaaatactatataataaatCAGTTGGCGCGGGATAtctggtaaatatttttttcacattagaAGCTTGAATAATTCAAAAGCTATCTCTCTTTACAAGAATAGAGTTGAAtgtttttttcagcattttataTGCGTAAATGAGAGTtcccttttatatttcgggatttgagaacaaaaacaaatattaatcataaaaaatcgctatattgttttttcaaaatattttccattaagatctatacactcTAAATTGCGTTTTGTGCTGATCAACCGCCTATTTAACGtcgaaaaactttaaattcgGCTCATCTTCGAACACCCATACAGCGGACCGCAGTTGACTTTCGGGCTCGAACGTGTAAATCCACGATTCATCATATGTTACAatgtcatagacgtgtttcgtAGCACGAACATTTTTTTGTGCGATTGACATATTGTGTGGCATCCAACGATGTTTTTACAAGCAAATGTTCATATAATATTGCATGTATGATGGACCCACCAATGGCTATAGCTGTCTCAAAGGTCAAAGgtcgatcttgcaatatcaatTTGCGCACAGCAATAATAGTTACCTGCACGAAATTCGTATTGGAAGTCCTATatctcgattgaattcaccgaTAAATACTGGATACAAGgattgccaaatcccgaaatataaaaggcaacctacgtatttaTTTGATACGAAAAACGatgttttcaaaaagaattaaatcttaaaatacTTTGTCTAAAAACACACCACCCTTCTAacaaagggtataaaaaagtttatacaCGCATCGCAAATAAACCACAAAGGAATTCTTATGTCTATAAAATGTATGACACATATTTAAATTGACATAAAACACTTGTTCATACTAAATTATTTCTAGTCCTAAGAATTATTGTTAGGTGTATACGAGTATTAcctgtaaatatttgtttggtatttttaattctaataacTACGCCATTTATCATCCAACCTACCATATTCAGCGATTgccaaaaaattcatttttatattttctgatgCAATATGTCGTCAGCGTGTCGTTATCGTATAGCAAGACAGCTATACTGACCTTGAATTCAGTAACCGTGATCTCGAGACTGGTTTCAAGGTGTTGCAAATCGGTTGAAGTTGCAACAAACTGCTAGGATTAGTGTGAGGTCGGAGAACGTGGCCATAGAAAGATCACAGTACTGACCCTGAGTTCAGTAAAATTGATCTCGAGATTATGTCAGGAATGCCTAGTTCCAGAGAATTGCAAGTCTGTTCAGTATACGAGAAGCGATTGGGACTAATGTAAGCTTGTAGTTAGATCGTCAAAACTTGCAcggtttatttatttcaatcacATCTGGCGCTGTATGTATAAGTCATA
Proteins encoded in this region:
- the LOC120768819 gene encoding ribonuclease E-like → MKAIVIICLFGLVLAVYNAQADAAVENVDDVSDSDESLPDIDSPEDVESVESPEDDDPEDLDSDSDESDETVATRPPQ